AAGCTATTTACCGGCTTGAGAATACAAGGTTTAAAATCAAATATCTCGGCGTAAGAGCGTATCAGATACCAGACTCGTTAATACCAGTAGAACTGAAGGACCTTCAAGAGTATTATGAAAAGAACAAAGAAAAATTCAAAAGACCGCCAAGGGCTGCGATGAAACTCGTTGTCTTTAGCGTGGCCCCTACTTCAGAAGACACAGCCATAGCCTTGGACCGAATCAACACCGCCCTCGAACTTTACAAGCAGGGTGAAACCTTTGAAAATCTCATTCGAGATTTCTCCGACGATCATGGCGACTTTGGATGGATAAGAAAGAATGACACCAAACTTGACACCATTTATCAGTCCCTTTCTCCTCTAAAGGTCAACGATGTCGCTGGGCCTTTCAAATTTAGAGAAGGTTTTTATCTTTTCAAAATAGTGGAAAAAGCGAAAGACAGCATAAGGGTAAAGGATATTTACGTTGCAATTCGGCCTTCAGAAAATACTTACCAGGAAGCATATAGAAAAGCTGAGGAATTCAGAGAGTTGGCAAAAAAGAAAGGATTTGATAAGGCTGCAAAAGAGCTAAATTTAGAAGTATTTGACACCCAAGAATTCAATATTGAAGGATACTTTATACCATACGTTGGCTTTAGAAACGAGGCGGTCAAAAGATTTGTAAAAGAATCAAGAAAGAAAAGTATATCGGATGTGATCAAAGATGAAAACACTTACAAAGTTTTCTACCTTTACAAAAAAGACAAAGGTGTAATCCCTGATTTTGAGGACAACGAAGTCAGGGCCAGAATTAAGGGGATGTACATTTCGGATAAAAAGATGGAACTCATATCCGCAGAGCTTCAAAAAGCTATGAACCTGATAAAAAGTGGTGTAGAATTAGATTCTATTCCTGGAAAACTTTCGATTCCTTGTGTTGTCGAATCAACCTCTTATTTCACTGCCAAAACCATACCATCTCCTTTCATTGGAAGAGACATCAGATTTAGCGGTTTTATTTACTCATTAAAAAATGCTGGTGAATTCTATGGCCCGTTTATCTCAAAACCTTATGGGGGCTACATTGTAAAGCTACTGGAGCGGGTTGAACCGACAGACGAAGAAATTAAAAATAACTCAAAATTCTCTGTAGGATCTTACTCAAGGATATGGGATCTCACTTTCCGTGAATACCAGCAAAAGCTTGTTGACCTTCAAGATATAAAAGATTATAGAAGCTATTTTTATTTATATTAAGGAGTGGAAAAAATGAAGAAAGTCAAGATTGAACTTATCAGAGGAAAGGAAATTCTCGATTCAAGGGGAAACCCAACCATTCAAGTTGACTGTATTCTGGATGATGGGACCGTAGGAAAGGCAAAGGTCCCATCGGGAGCATCAACCGGCACGAGGGAAGCTCTTGAACTTAGAGACAACGAAAAAAGATACGGCGGGAAAGGAGTAAAAAAGGCTGTAGAGAATATTAACAACGTCATTGCACCCAAGCTTATTGGAAAATCACCTTTTGACCAGGCAGAAATTGACTACCTCTTGATCAACTTAGATGGTACAGAAAATAAATCAAAACTTGGAGCTAACGCCATCCTGGGCGTCTCAATGGCTGTAATGAGAGCGGCAGCAAATTCCTTGGGTATTCCACTCTACCGGTACATCGGTGGAATTAATGCAAAGACTCTTCCTGTACCCTTTATGAATGTTATAAACGGTGGGGTCCATGCAGACAATCCCCTTGATATTCAGGAGTTTATGATAGTTCCAGCCGGTGCACCGACCTTTGCAGAAGCCTTAAGATATGGTGCAGAAGTTTTCCAGAATTTGAAAAAAATACTGAAATCCAGAGGACAAGTGACATCAGTAGGGGATGAGGGTGGATTTGCACCCCAAATAAAAACCGCAAAAGAAGCTATTGAAACCTTATTAGAAGCCATTGAAACAGCTGGTTACAAAGCAGGAAAGGATATCTACGTAGCTCTGGACTCAGCAGCCAGTGAGTTCTATGAAAACGGAAAGTATAACTTTGAAGGAACGCAGTTGACAACGGAAGAAATGGTTGCTTATTACGAAAAACTGGTATCAGAATATCCTATAATAAGTCTGGAAGACCCACTTGCTGAAGAAGACTGGGAAGGATGGAAGAAATTGACTGAAAAGCTCGGTAAAAAGGTGCAATTAGTGGGTGATGACATTTTCGTCACCAATCCGGGAATATTAAGAACGGGCATCAGAGAGAAAATTGCCAATTCCATCCTTATAAAACTTAACCAAATTGGAACGGTAACGGAAACGTTAGAGACTATCAGATTAGCTTACACGGCTTGTTACACTGCAATGGTTTCACACCGTTCTGGAGAAACAGAAGACACCACAATTGCCGACCTCGCTGTTGGGATGAATACAGGGATGATTAAAACAGGCTCTCTCTCAAGATCGGAAAGGATTGCGAAATATAACCGACTTCTTGAAATTGAAGAGGAGCTGGGTAAAAACGCTATTTATCCTGGATTAAATGCAATAAAAAACCAGGCACGGTTTGACTAAGTTTCAGAAAAAAAGACTTCTGAAATATGCCATCTATCTTCTTTTGATTTATGTTGCTTACCATTATGTAGTTGTTTTAGTTGAATTTTTTAACACCAACACAACTTACAAAAAATATGCAAAAGAGGCTCTTCACCTTAAAGCAAGACTCTTAACAGCCACCGCAAGAAAGGAGTATATGCTTACCGAAGAAGGGAAAAGAAAAGTCTTAGAACAAAGATTAAAGGAACTGCGAGATTAACTTGTTAGAAGCAACAACATCTTTTGAAATCTGATTCTTAAGCTCTTCAACAGAAGGAAATTTTATGTCTTCTCTCAGAAAATCTACAAACTGAACCGTTGCCAATTCACCATATACTTCACCTTGGAAGTTAATGAGGTGCACCTCAATGCTAAACCTGGAAAGTCCGAGGGTAGGACTTTCCCCAATATAACATGCACCGGGGAAATTTTTACCCCTTAAGGATACAATGACAGCGTAGACCCCCTTCTTTGGAACGATCTTTTTATCGGGTATTTCTAAGTTTATTGTCCTGAATCCAAGTTCTTTGGCAATACCAGCACCTTTCACCACTATTCCAGAAACAGAGTAGAACCTGCCAAGGCACTTTGCAGCCAATTTAACATTTCCTGAGTAGAGCAGACTCCTTATAAAGGAAGAACTCACGACGTCATTCTCAATCTTAACAGGCGGAACCACGGTAATGCAAAGATCGAACTTTTCAGCTATCTTAGAAAGATAAGGAACATCTCCTTTTCTTCCCTTACCGAAGGTATGATTAAACCCTACAACTAAGTGCTTGGCATAATATCGAGCTCTTAGGAAGCTTAAGAATTCTTCTGGCTCCAGTGATTCTATCTCTTTAGTAAAATCAAGGACCTCCACCTTCCCGTTGGTAAGCTCTCTCAATAAAGACATCTTTTCCTCATCCGTAGTTATAAGAAATCTCTCTGAGTTCTGAAGATTAAATTTAGGCGGGTAATTAAGTACCAGAACCAATGGCTCAAACTTAAACGCAGCTGAAATTTTGAGTGTAGTTGTGACTATCTCTCTATGCCCGATATGAACGCCGTCAAAGGTGCCAACGGTAATGCAAGTATTTTTCATTCCTCTGGCACGTAAACCTTCTTTGGTTCAACGCCCTCCCACGTCAAAAAGCCAATTCCCAAAAAATTGCCTTCTTGGTCAAAAACCTTCACAAGAGAGAAAGCTCTTGTATCTGAGGACAATTTGGATATAAAACGTCGTGGGACCCTATTACCATTCATAAACATGGATGCTCCTGTAGAATTCAAATATATCGCGGTTTTCATTGGAAGCCCTTCATGAATAGAAATGATTGAATCTATCACCTTTGCAGCATCATCTAACTTCACTGCATTTTCTATTCTGTAATCACCTACTCTCAACCTCACCAAATCCTTCACGATTCCCACAGTTCCGAGTTTTTGTGCAATGTCCCTCGCAAGGGATCTCATATAAGTACCTGATGAGCACTCCACATCAATAATAATATAATCTTCTCCTACTTCGAGTAGTTCTATTTTGTTAATCTTCACCCTCCTCGGCTTTGGAACAAGAAATACGCCCTCTCTTGCATACTCGTAAAGTCTTTTCCCTTCAAATTTAATCGCCGAGAAAGATGGTGGAATCTGCTCGATTTCTCCTTGAAACTGGGCAAGGACTTCCCGAACATTTTCTTCGCCAAGAACGGGTACCGGCATTTCCTGAATCACTTCTCCTTCAGAATCAAGGGTAGTAGTTAAGATACCAAATTTAACCTTAACTCGATATTCTTTGGTTTCATTCATTATGAATTCGAGAAACCTCGTTGCCTTACCAACACCAACGACAAGAACCCCCTCTCCCATAGGGTCAAGATTCCCAGCATGACCTATTCTCTTTATTTTCAAAATCTTTTTAAGTACCCTTATAACGTCGTATGAAGTGGGGCCCTTCTCTTTATAAATATTGAGAAATCCATCCATTTTCAACTCTAATAAATTCAAGTTCTGGTGCAAACTTGATATTCAGTTCCCTTGCTACTATACTCCTCAAAAAACCCTTCGCACTTTCCAATCCCTTCTCAACATCCTGAATCGACGATTCATAATAAACTTTAGCAAATCTCAAGTCCCCTGTTACATCCACTCTAACAATAGTGAGCCTTGCTAAACGCGGATCTTTAACTTCAAACAAAATTGCTTCCTGCAAAATTTTTAAAATCTCATGAGCAACTCTTTCACTTCTTTTAAAAGGCTTCATGTTTAAATTATACTTTCCAGAATACGAAAAACCAAATAGATTATTGAATGTTGCAAGGTGTTGCCTTAAAATTTAAACAAAAGGAAGGATTCGATGGTAAGGGTTCGTTTTGCTCCTTCACCTACAGGATATTTGCATGTCGGTGGAGCACGTACAGCCTTGTTCAATTGGCTTTTTGCAAGAAAAAACAACGGTGTCTTCATCCTCCGAATAGAAGACACTGACAGAACCAGATATGTCCCTGGCTCCGTTGAGGATATCCAAGAAAGTCTTAAATGGCTTGGACTCCACTGGGATGAAGGCCCTTACTTCCAGAGCGAAAGAATTGAAATTTATAGGAAACACGCAGAAATGCTTTTGCAGAAAGGGCATGCGTACCGATGCTTTTGCTCTGAGGAAAGGCTTCAAAGACTGAGAGAAGAACAGATGAAAAAAGGGCTCAAACCGGGTTATGATAGAAAATGCAGATACCTATCACCAGAAGAATCAGAAAAGATGGTAAAGGAAGGGATACCATACGTAATACGTCTGAAAACCCCCTTGGACAGGGAAATTGTTTTCGAAGATTATCTGCGTGGAACTATAAAGGTGCACGGTTCAGAGCTTGAGGACATTGTCCTTCTTAAATCCGATGGATATCCCACTTATCATCTGGCAAATGTTGTAGATGACCATTTAATGGGTATTACCCACGTAATGAGAGCAGACGAATGGATACCAAGCACACCTTATCACGTATTTATGTACGAAGCTTTTGGATGGGAACCCCCTATTTTTGCCCACCTACCTGTGATTCTTGCCCCTGACGGAAAGGGGAAACTCTCAAAAAGGCACGGAGCTACATCGGTTCTCGAATTTAGAAAAATAGGGGTTTTACCTGAAGCCCTCGTTAACTTCCTTGCCCTTCTCGGCTGGTCACCTGGAGGTAACAGAGAAATTATCCCACTCCAGGAAATGATTGAGCTTTTTGACCTTAAAAAAGTTGGAAAGAGAGGCTCAGTTTTTGATTTCAATAAACTCTATTGGATGAATTCTTACTATATCCGGCAAAAAACGGAAGAAGAACTTTTCGAACTGTCAAAGCCCTTCTTTGTCGAAAAGGGATTTGAGATAGACAAAATAGAACCCACTCTACTTAAAAACCTTATCAAACTTTACAAGGAAAGGGTAAAAACTTTATCAGAACTATCAGAGTCATGCAGGTTCGCCTTCACCGATGACATAGAATACGACGAAGAGGGCGTCAAAAAATACCTCTCAAACCCTGAAATTAAGGTATATTTATTGAAGTTCTCCGAAATTCTTGACGACCTGGAAGAATTTACAAAAGAAAATATTGAGACAGCCCTGAGAAACTTTGCAAACGAAGAGAAAATTGAGCCAAGAACCCTCATTCACCCTATCAGAATAATGCTTACAGGGAAAACTATTGGGCCTGGTCTATTTGAATTAATGGAGGCCCTCGGAAAAGAAATCTCCATCAGGAAAATTAAAAAAGGCATTGAAAGGCTCCTCTAACCATGAAACCGTTAAAAAAGGTAAAAGAAATCTCAAGCGGTTTTGTAGTTTATACCATAGACAGAGACAGGATTCTCTACTTGCTTCTAAAGCACCCGACTCATTGGAGTTTTCCCAAAGGGCACATGGAACACAGAGATAACAATGACCTATTAGCAACCGCTAAACGAGAAATGATGGAAGAGACCGGAATTGAGAACTTTGAAATCATTGATGGATTTCACAAAGTTTTGAGCTACACTTTTGTCAAAGATTATGTAGAAGTAATAAAAGACGTCCACTACTTTCTGGCGCACTGTTTTAAAAAAGAACCTATAGAACTGTCCAAGGAACACTCTGACTATGGTTGGTTTCCCCTCAGGGTTGCATATATTAAGCTTAAATTTGAGAATGCAAGAGAACTTCTGCTCGAAGCCCACGAATTTATAAAAAAACTACATGGAATTTAATGAAGCGGTTGAATTTCTTTATTCCCTTATTGACTACGAAAAGAAGAAAGGGTACGTTGAATCTTTAAAACCGTTTTTAGATTTTCTTAAAGAATTTGATAATCCGCATCTCAAAGTTCCAAGGCCTATTTTGATCGTTGGGACTAAAGGTAAAGGCTCTACCGCCCATCTTGTTGCAGGGGGACTTGAGTATTTAGGTTTCAAAGTGGGGCTTTTCACATCCCCTCACCTTGTAGATATAAGAGAAAGAATTAAAATAAACAGCCAAATGATACCTGAAAAAACTTTTGCCAGGTATGTAGAAATTATAAAGCCTCACCTCGAAGGGAAAAGGGGATTTAAAACAGTGTTTGAGACTTTAACTCTAATAGCTTTTCTCTACTTTTTGGAAGAAAAAGTCGATTTTGCAGTTTTTGAGGCTGGGCTTGGAGGGAGGCTCGATGCTACCAATGTATTAAATCAGATACTCACAATAGTTACAAACATTAGTTACGATCATATGGATATACTCGGTCACAGAATAACTGATATAGCGAGAGAAAAATCTGCGGTTGTTAAAAACTCAAACCCCGTAGTTGTCGCCTCACAGCATCCAGCAGTGTATAGCGTGATAAGAAGGGCCTGTGAAAAATATAATGCAAAAATGTACCTATTAAACCAGAATGCCAATTTCAAGCTGATAGAGGCAAAGTTGGATAAAACTGTCATCAAATATAGAGGGCTCTTTGAAGAAAAAATTCTTACCCTGAACCAAGGTGGCATGTTTCAAGCAAAAAATATGGCACTCTCAGCGCTTTCTCTTGAAGTATTGGGCTTCAGAGACTTTGACTTTGAAAAGGTAAAAATCGATGGAAGGTTTGAAGTGATTTCAAAAGACCCACTAATAATAATCGATGGCGCCCACAATTACGATTCGGTGAGGAAATTCATACAGTCTGCATTAAAAATAATTGGTAATGAGTGTGTGCTCCTTTTTGGAATTAACAAAGATAAAGAATATGAGAAAATAGTAAGGGAAATTGTAAAAACAAATCCCAAGCATATAGTAGTAACTCAATCTCAAAGCCCAAGGGCACTCAATTCTGAGGAACTTTTAAGATTATTTTTGAAATACGGTATACCAGAGCAGAATTTGGAAAGTGCCCCGGATGCCCAAAGGGCCATAGAAATTGCAAGAAAAAAGGAGAGCAAAATCCTCGTTTTTGGATCCTTCTATCTCGCGGGGGAATTAAAGAAAATATTGAGTTCATAAATCCTTAAATATCAATGATTTAAATAGAGGTTGACAATCGCAAAAAAATAAATTATAATATTGTTTGCGCAGGAGGTGTTATGAGGTATCTCTTTTCCTTAGTAATAGTTACCGGTTTCCTCACTGCAGGAACACCGGGAGAAGTAAAAAAGGAAGAGACTTCTCTCTTCAGCACTGCTGGGAGAGGCACAGCGATAGTTCGCTCGAGGGCTGATTTTTCCGGGAAACAGCCTACAGATACCCTGTACTATTATAATTCCATAGATTACAACGCCATCGGCCTTACCAACGGAGGCACGTATGAGGCGGCAATCAGGTTAACACCAACAGAACTTGGGTCATATGGAAACTGGAAACTCATAAAGGTAAGATTTTACCACCATGAAGGGAGTCACAATGGCCAAGTGAAAATCTACGATCAGGGTACAACCTCTGAACCCGGTAGTATAATTACTACAGAGCCTTATTCTGCATCAACGGCAGGATGGATAGAGATCACTTTATCAAATCCAGTCATTATCGATAACTCAAGGGATCTGTGGGTATCCGTCGAGATTACCCATGCAGCAGGGGAATATCCTATCTCCGTTGATCAGGGTCCAGCAGTTTCTGGTAAAGGAGATTTTGTCTATGCAGGCGGCTGGGGAGAGTTGGCAAACTATGGGCTCAACTACAACTGGAACATAGAGGCAATAGTCCAACTACCGGGTGAAGAAGGAGATCCATTGCCACCAGAGAATTTATCGGCCTATTCGGATTATACAACGCCCACGAGCATTACCATATCCTGGACCGATCCCACCACCCGCGTGGACGGTACACCCCTTGACAGCTTCAGAATCAAAATTTTGAGAGTAGCGGAAACAAATCTTAGCGACACAACCTTTGTGGATACAGTTAGAAACGGGATACAACAGTATGAAGATACAGGCCTCACCGACGGTACCAAATATACTTATATTCTTCAAACCTGGACCTATGATGATTCCCTGAGTATTCCCGTTACTGTCAGCTGGTATGCAGGCGGAGATCCATGGCCTGCACCTCCAACCCTTACCGCTGTAAACGTAATTGATGACTCCACTATTGAAATCGTTGGCGTGACTCCCACTACTCAGCGGGATGGCACACCTCTTGATGATCTGGCAGGAATCAATGTTTACATCAATGGTTCTTTACATCACTTCTACCCCATCACCGATACAGGTATCACATTCTATGACACAGTAACCGTAATCCCCGGACGGGTATCGGTCTACCTAACCGCTCTCGACAACGAAGTCCCACAACACGAATCCGAGCCGTCTCAAACCATAGAAGTTATTACCAATGTCCACTCCGGCGGTCCTGATGGATATGGCTATACCTTTATGGATTCAGACTATCCCACAGGCCCCGAATTCATTTGGTACGATTCCGGGGCTGGAGAGGTTATCTCCTTAAGTGATGATGGAAACACTTCTATAACTCTACCTTTTGCATTCCCATTTTATGACTCAACAGTCACAGAGCTGTACCTTTGCTCCAACGGATTTCTATCCACCGCCTCTATAACTGCTTACAGCAATCAAGATCTACCTTATGCAGACATACCCTATCTAATTGCCTTCTTCTGGGATGACCTCAATCCTACCTTAGGTGGTCAGATCAGGTACCTTGCCACTCAAGATTATGCAATAATACACTTTGAAAACATTCAACATTTTGGAGGAACGGGGACCTACAATATGCAGGTAATCCTCTACCCCAATGGCGACATTGTAATGAGCTACCTCTCAATGACCGGTACCCTTAATTCCTCAACCATTGGAATCCAGGGGAATGGCGGTACAAACGAATGGTACCTGAAATATTCCTATAATGGAGACCCTGTTGTTGTCCATGACAACTTAACCATCTACTGGAAAAGACCCGAAAGAAGTCATGATCTTGCAGTAGGCGCCTTCCTTAACCTTTCCGATCTTATGACAATAGAGGAAATCACACCTATGGCAACTGTTAGAAACATTGGACAGAATACCGAAACAAATGTCGATGTCGAACTACTTATCTTAAATGGGGCTGACACAATCTATGCTGACACCGCAAATATAGCTTCAATAGCCCCTGACGAGGTCGACACCCTCACCTTTGTATCCTTTACACCACCTGGAGCTGGATTCGATTATCAGGCAAAACTAAACATCCTGC
The window above is part of the bacterium genome. Proteins encoded here:
- a CDS encoding peptidyl-prolyl cis-trans isomerase codes for the protein MQKLRSSTKTILWIVVIAFVAWLFFELGASLTGFRGRQKPWHKGIMAEIDGIKINYTDFERMVSFAVQETLRARPNRNLTPDELKNIRDFSFYDVVRRIKLSRFDEKYRKMIFSNDVYTQILVMNPPAEILSDSNFYTDGKFDQNKYVEVLKDPRNRDYVVNQLMKIRIDLLQELTNQDVALSFNISQAEKEAIYRLENTRFKIKYLGVRAYQIPDSLIPVELKDLQEYYEKNKEKFKRPPRAAMKLVVFSVAPTSEDTAIALDRINTALELYKQGETFENLIRDFSDDHGDFGWIRKNDTKLDTIYQSLSPLKVNDVAGPFKFREGFYLFKIVEKAKDSIRVKDIYVAIRPSENTYQEAYRKAEEFRELAKKKGFDKAAKELNLEVFDTQEFNIEGYFIPYVGFRNEAVKRFVKESRKKSISDVIKDENTYKVFYLYKKDKGVIPDFEDNEVRARIKGMYISDKKMELISAELQKAMNLIKSGVELDSIPGKLSIPCVVESTSYFTAKTIPSPFIGRDIRFSGFIYSLKNAGEFYGPFISKPYGGYIVKLLERVEPTDEEIKNNSKFSVGSYSRIWDLTFREYQQKLVDLQDIKDYRSYFYLY
- the eno gene encoding phosphopyruvate hydratase, whose amino-acid sequence is MKKVKIELIRGKEILDSRGNPTIQVDCILDDGTVGKAKVPSGASTGTREALELRDNEKRYGGKGVKKAVENINNVIAPKLIGKSPFDQAEIDYLLINLDGTENKSKLGANAILGVSMAVMRAAANSLGIPLYRYIGGINAKTLPVPFMNVINGGVHADNPLDIQEFMIVPAGAPTFAEALRYGAEVFQNLKKILKSRGQVTSVGDEGGFAPQIKTAKEAIETLLEAIETAGYKAGKDIYVALDSAASEFYENGKYNFEGTQLTTEEMVAYYEKLVSEYPIISLEDPLAEEDWEGWKKLTEKLGKKVQLVGDDIFVTNPGILRTGIREKIANSILIKLNQIGTVTETLETIRLAYTACYTAMVSHRSGETEDTTIADLAVGMNTGMIKTGSLSRSERIAKYNRLLEIEEELGKNAIYPGLNAIKNQARFD
- a CDS encoding bifunctional riboflavin kinase/FAD synthetase, with the protein product MKNTCITVGTFDGVHIGHREIVTTTLKISAAFKFEPLVLVLNYPPKFNLQNSERFLITTDEEKMSLLRELTNGKVEVLDFTKEIESLEPEEFLSFLRARYYAKHLVVGFNHTFGKGRKGDVPYLSKIAEKFDLCITVVPPVKIENDVVSSSFIRSLLYSGNVKLAAKCLGRFYSVSGIVVKGAGIAKELGFRTINLEIPDKKIVPKKGVYAVIVSLRGKNFPGACYIGESPTLGLSRFSIEVHLINFQGEVYGELATVQFVDFLREDIKFPSVEELKNQISKDVVASNKLISQFL
- the truB gene encoding tRNA pseudouridine(55) synthase TruB, which encodes MDGFLNIYKEKGPTSYDVIRVLKKILKIKRIGHAGNLDPMGEGVLVVGVGKATRFLEFIMNETKEYRVKVKFGILTTTLDSEGEVIQEMPVPVLGEENVREVLAQFQGEIEQIPPSFSAIKFEGKRLYEYAREGVFLVPKPRRVKINKIELLEVGEDYIIIDVECSSGTYMRSLARDIAQKLGTVGIVKDLVRLRVGDYRIENAVKLDDAAKVIDSIISIHEGLPMKTAIYLNSTGASMFMNGNRVPRRFISKLSSDTRAFSLVKVFDQEGNFLGIGFLTWEGVEPKKVYVPEE
- the rbfA gene encoding 30S ribosome-binding factor RbfA is translated as MKPFKRSERVAHEILKILQEAILFEVKDPRLARLTIVRVDVTGDLRFAKVYYESSIQDVEKGLESAKGFLRSIVARELNIKFAPELEFIRVENGWISQYL
- the gltX gene encoding glutamate--tRNA ligase; translated protein: MVRVRFAPSPTGYLHVGGARTALFNWLFARKNNGVFILRIEDTDRTRYVPGSVEDIQESLKWLGLHWDEGPYFQSERIEIYRKHAEMLLQKGHAYRCFCSEERLQRLREEQMKKGLKPGYDRKCRYLSPEESEKMVKEGIPYVIRLKTPLDREIVFEDYLRGTIKVHGSELEDIVLLKSDGYPTYHLANVVDDHLMGITHVMRADEWIPSTPYHVFMYEAFGWEPPIFAHLPVILAPDGKGKLSKRHGATSVLEFRKIGVLPEALVNFLALLGWSPGGNREIIPLQEMIELFDLKKVGKRGSVFDFNKLYWMNSYYIRQKTEEELFELSKPFFVEKGFEIDKIEPTLLKNLIKLYKERVKTLSELSESCRFAFTDDIEYDEEGVKKYLSNPEIKVYLLKFSEILDDLEEFTKENIETALRNFANEEKIEPRTLIHPIRIMLTGKTIGPGLFELMEALGKEISIRKIKKGIERLL
- a CDS encoding NUDIX domain-containing protein, with the translated sequence MKPLKKVKEISSGFVVYTIDRDRILYLLLKHPTHWSFPKGHMEHRDNNDLLATAKREMMEETGIENFEIIDGFHKVLSYTFVKDYVEVIKDVHYFLAHCFKKEPIELSKEHSDYGWFPLRVAYIKLKFENARELLLEAHEFIKKLHGI
- a CDS encoding Mur ligase family protein; the encoded protein is MEFNEAVEFLYSLIDYEKKKGYVESLKPFLDFLKEFDNPHLKVPRPILIVGTKGKGSTAHLVAGGLEYLGFKVGLFTSPHLVDIRERIKINSQMIPEKTFARYVEIIKPHLEGKRGFKTVFETLTLIAFLYFLEEKVDFAVFEAGLGGRLDATNVLNQILTIVTNISYDHMDILGHRITDIAREKSAVVKNSNPVVVASQHPAVYSVIRRACEKYNAKMYLLNQNANFKLIEAKLDKTVIKYRGLFEEKILTLNQGGMFQAKNMALSALSLEVLGFRDFDFEKVKIDGRFEVISKDPLIIIDGAHNYDSVRKFIQSALKIIGNECVLLFGINKDKEYEKIVREIVKTNPKHIVVTQSQSPRALNSEELLRLFLKYGIPEQNLESAPDAQRAIEIARKKESKILVFGSFYLAGELKKILSS
- a CDS encoding T9SS type A sorting domain-containing protein; the encoded protein is MRYLFSLVIVTGFLTAGTPGEVKKEETSLFSTAGRGTAIVRSRADFSGKQPTDTLYYYNSIDYNAIGLTNGGTYEAAIRLTPTELGSYGNWKLIKVRFYHHEGSHNGQVKIYDQGTTSEPGSIITTEPYSASTAGWIEITLSNPVIIDNSRDLWVSVEITHAAGEYPISVDQGPAVSGKGDFVYAGGWGELANYGLNYNWNIEAIVQLPGEEGDPLPPENLSAYSDYTTPTSITISWTDPTTRVDGTPLDSFRIKILRVAETNLSDTTFVDTVRNGIQQYEDTGLTDGTKYTYILQTWTYDDSLSIPVTVSWYAGGDPWPAPPTLTAVNVIDDSTIEIVGVTPTTQRDGTPLDDLAGINVYINGSLHHFYPITDTGITFYDTVTVIPGRVSVYLTALDNEVPQHESEPSQTIEVITNVHSGGPDGYGYTFMDSDYPTGPEFIWYDSGAGEVISLSDDGNTSITLPFAFPFYDSTVTELYLCSNGFLSTASITAYSNQDLPYADIPYLIAFFWDDLNPTLGGQIRYLATQDYAIIHFENIQHFGGTGTYNMQVILYPNGDIVMSYLSMTGTLNSSTIGIQGNGGTNEWYLKYSYNGDPVVVHDNLTIYWKRPERSHDLAVGAFLNLSDLMTIEEITPMATVRNIGQNTETNVDVELLILNGADTIYADTANIASIAPDEVDTLTFVSFTPPGAGFDYQAKLNILLADEDPINNSMSKSFIVYTTLYDFEEHTGDFTADAGTQWEWGIPTYGPSSAHSGQRCWATALAGDYANDADWSLYSPILIATQDAPTFGFFHWYNMEAYTSTAYDGGNVAISINGGPYTLITPRGNYPRSSVVGLGNEPGFSGTSAGWERAIFDLPSVSAGDTFRIRFRFASDGSETRPGWYIDDFVFGDFVSSIAEGGNRPFSISMPTIFKGEISFIVKTDNAQKLEVMLYDVSGRRVAKIFSGQLAPGSHKVSYNNELSRGIYFLRISTEKSSEIRKIMVTK